One Coccinella septempunctata chromosome 8, icCocSept1.1, whole genome shotgun sequence genomic window carries:
- the LOC123319495 gene encoding AT-rich interactive domain-containing protein 5B-like isoform X3, whose translation MDGNKFIGASCGQHGPYTFYKAFKYKKNGVNRIVTLGEFFFVKLWIDSDLLCIGELQLLWIDKNSEQVLASLRLYFLPENTPEGRMDHGEDEVLAIAEKVVLRVEDLVTWITVDAEWTWGRLGRCGKQVKEPPDGENEEVGPVSLSESSLDFTDVDKEKLVLENEEGDFGPSVVILSYPKYCRYRAMMRRLEGVEDEYLKHTIVKALGGFSCCGKNTRVMFCRDTFEYPDLEGHELLCNHLAPKLKGRPRGKRKKRSVSPGSESNESECSVITTFTAKSKASTCPSNAKNGFCLESSAPRRSTRSSDNSDTKEFLKKLTSFMKLKRTPLGRTPCLGSKEIDLHDFYTKVQKMGGYDLVTSNRQWKNVSDDMSGQQNSGTATVVKRHYERFLLPYERHVRGEEYKPLPVSERRRLKSKSANNATRSETDSPPSASVEKPPKPPSPQDSKETNGNVKQEPKVSSLRSVRVKPERQKDKFAKVVKMEEITTDKDGLENIKVENGSAIEVTRVTKEEDKRDENEASVKIEEATEEKPPTVSIIKREVSPFVENQEGEIEDGKKGLLVLNVPCNPSDENDQKVPSLENIKQELTEKNSLNTTFIDELRKEKLDILKEGGLEVTPVCSLVPKDDTKDLFTPKKETPSPVERLPINIPQSLNISKVTIQQGTNNKSVTIFPYPEKTDSTTPPKVVQSRSIYSYSEKTVYGNPKDCLVNSYTVHTPKAPVNLMKPTGGDLLDLTVASPQKPMFDTRVPSVPSTATSSFNFNTPRKVVKAANLPIFEGRKLGSNLEITLVDSKQKVQVSREPETTRLRKNDYSLYKVPNKPTSTENKVRKGEENGDHVKPSTSSNNNNRGKRHREETETNQMVNKRPNNNNTQGKTVAEAASNPKYFPQGVQFPHYLSQFYEGNKGVSPYFPMIDPLLYSAALQSLYPQTSSPLLQFTSQEQLKLYTELMAQQSRVSFPFRLPTDEEFPNNNKK comes from the exons TTTATAGGCGCTTCATGCGGACAGCATGGGCCGTATACCTTCTACAAAGCtttcaaatataaaaagaaCGGTGTAAATAGAATAGTGACTTtgggtgaatttttttttgtgaaactgtGGATCGACTCTGACTTATTGTGCATAGGGGAATTGCAGTTGTTATGGATTGATAAGAACAGTGAACAAGTTTTGGCCAGCCTGAGACTGTATTTTTTGCCCGAAAATACACCAGAGGGTCGAATGGACCACGGAGAG GATGAAGTACTGGCCATAGCAGAGAAGGTGGTGCTCAGAGTGGAAGATTTGGTCACGTGGATAACGGTGGACGCTGAATGGACGTGGGGGAGGTTAGGAAGATGCGGCAAACAAGTGAAAGAACCACCTGACGGAGAAAACGAGGAAGTGGGCCCTGTATCTCTTTCAGAGAGCTCCCTTGACTTCACAGATGTAGATAAAGAAAAACTCGTCTTAG AAAACGAAGAGGGGGACTTTGGCCCCTCCGTGGTGATCCTCAGCTACCCCAAGTACTGCCGCTACAGGGCTATGATGAGACGACTGGAGGGTGTGGAGGACGAGTACCTCAAGCACACGATAGTCAAGGCTCTCGGGGGCTTCTCTTGTTGCGGCAAAAACACCAGGGTGATGTTTTGCAGGGACACGTTCGAGTACCCGGACCTGGAGGGTCACGAGTTGCTGTGCAACCACCTCGCGCCCAAGCTGAAGGGCCGCCCCAGGGGCAAGCGGAAAAAGAGGAGCGTCTCCCCCGGATCCGAGAGCAACGAGTCGGAGTGCTCTGTGATCACGACCTTCACCGCCAAG TCGAAAGCGTCTACGTGTCCGAGCAACGCCAAAAACGGTTTTTGCTTGGAGAGTTCCGCGCCTAGAAGAAGTACAAGATCCTCGGATAACAGCGACACGAAAGAGTTCCTGAAAAAACTCACTTCCTTCATGAAGCTGAAGAGGACACCGCTCGGTAGAACGCCCTGTTTGGGATCGAAAGAAA ttgatCTCCACGATTTTTACACTAAAGTACAAAAAATGGGCGGGTACGACCTGGTAACATCCAATCGCCAATGGAAGAACGTTTCTGACGACATGAGCGGTCAGCAGAATTCCGGAACAGCTACTGTCGTCAAAAGACACTACGAAAG GTTCTTGTTACCGTACGAACGTCACGTCAGGGGCGAAGAATACAAACCTCTACCCGTGTCCGAAAGACGAAGACTGAAGTCTAAATCCGCCAATAACGCCACAAGATCTGAAACAGATTCCCCACCTTCAGCCTCCGTAGAAAAACCGCCGAAACCGCCAAGCCCGCAAGATTCAAAG GAAACCAACGGAAACGTCAAACAGGAACCCAAAGTTTCGTCGCTGAGGAGCGTGAGGGTCAAGCCGGAACGACAGAAGGACAAATTCGCCAAAGTTGTCAAAATGGAGGAGATAACGACCGATAAGGACGGTCTGGAGAACATCAAGGTCGAGAACGGATCCGCCATCGAGGTGACTAGAGTGACCAAAGAGGAGGATAAAAGGGACGAAAACGAAGCGTCGGTTAAAATTGAAGAAGCTACCGAAGAAAAACCTCCAACtgtatcaataataaaaagggAAGTTTCGCCTTTCGTTGAAAACCAGGAGGGCGAAATCGAGGATGGTAAAAAAGGGTTGCTGGTGCTCAACGTACCCTGCAATCCTTCGGATGAAAACGATCAGAAGGTACCCAGTCTCGAGAATATAAAACAGGAGTTGACGGAGAAGAATTCGTTGAACACAACTTTCATCGATGAATTAAGAAAGGAAAAGTTGGATATATTGAAAGAGGGCGGTTTGGAGGTTACTCCAGTTTGTTCCCTTGTTCCTAAAGACGATACGAAAGATTTGTTCACCCCGAAGAAAGAGACTCCTTCACCGGTGGAACGTCTACCCATCAACATACCCCAGTCGTTGAACATCAGCAAGGTGACGATACAACAAGGAACGAACAACAAATCTGTCACCATTTTTCCATATCCGGAGAAGACTGATTCGACGACACCACCCAAAGTGGTCCAGTCCAGATCCATTTACTCCTACTCCGAAAAAACTGTTTACGGGAACCCTAAAGACTGCCTAGTGAATAGTTACACTGTACATACGCCCAAAGCTCCTGTGAACCTGATGAAACCGACCGGTGGGGACCTCCTGGATTTAACCGTGGCCAGTCCGCAGAAACCCATGTTCGACACCAGGGTTCCTAGTGTACCTTCCACAGCCACCTCCTCGTTCAACTTTAACACCCCCCGGAAAGTGGTGAAAGCCGCCAATTTACCGATTTTCGAGGGTAGGAAGTTGGGGTCCAACCTGGAGATCACACTGGTGGACTCCAAGCAAAAAGTCCAGGTTTCGAGGGAACCGGAGACAACCAGACTGAGAAAAAACGATTATTCCTTGTATAAAGTTCCGAACAAACCTACCAGCACCGAGAACAAAGTGAGAAAGGGGGAGGAGAATGGGGATCACGTTAAACCCTCCACATCGAGCAACAACAACAACCGGGGTAAGAGGCATAGGGAGGAGACCGAGACCAACCAGATGGTTAACAAACGtcccaataataataatactcagGGTAAGACTGTGGCGGAGGCTGCTTCGAACCCCAAGTATTTCCCCCAAGGCGTCCAGTTCCCCCACTATTTATCCCAGTTTTACGAGGGTAACAAGGGGGTTTCTCCATACTTCCCCATGATCGATCCCCTGTTGTATTCGGCCGCTTTACAAAGTTTGTACCCCCAAACCTCCTCCCCCCTTCTTCAGTTCACGTCGCAGGAACAGTTGAAATTGTACACCGAACTGATGGCCCAACAGTCGAGGGTCTCATTCCCCTTCCGGCTACCCACAGATGAAGAATTTCCGAACAATAACAAGAAGTAA
- the LOC123319495 gene encoding AT-rich interactive domain-containing protein 5B-like isoform X1 → MDNNVVQFIGASCGQHGPYTFYKAFKYKKNGVNRIVTLGEFFFVKLWIDSDLLCIGELQLLWIDKNSEQVLASLRLYFLPENTPEGRMDHGEDEVLAIAEKVVLRVEDLVTWITVDAEWTWGRLGRCGKQVKEPPDGENEEVGPVSLSESSLDFTDVDKEKLVLENEEGDFGPSVVILSYPKYCRYRAMMRRLEGVEDEYLKHTIVKALGGFSCCGKNTRVMFCRDTFEYPDLEGHELLCNHLAPKLKGRPRGKRKKRSVSPGSESNESECSVITTFTAKSKASTCPSNAKNGFCLESSAPRRSTRSSDNSDTKEFLKKLTSFMKLKRTPLGRTPCLGSKEIDLHDFYTKVQKMGGYDLVTSNRQWKNVSDDMSGQQNSGTATVVKRHYERFLLPYERHVRGEEYKPLPVSERRRLKSKSANNATRSETDSPPSASVEKPPKPPSPQDSKETNGNVKQEPKVSSLRSVRVKPERQKDKFAKVVKMEEITTDKDGLENIKVENGSAIEVTRVTKEEDKRDENEASVKIEEATEEKPPTVSIIKREVSPFVENQEGEIEDGKKGLLVLNVPCNPSDENDQKVPSLENIKQELTEKNSLNTTFIDELRKEKLDILKEGGLEVTPVCSLVPKDDTKDLFTPKKETPSPVERLPINIPQSLNISKVTIQQGTNNKSVTIFPYPEKTDSTTPPKVVQSRSIYSYSEKTVYGNPKDCLVNSYTVHTPKAPVNLMKPTGGDLLDLTVASPQKPMFDTRVPSVPSTATSSFNFNTPRKVVKAANLPIFEGRKLGSNLEITLVDSKQKVQVSREPETTRLRKNDYSLYKVPNKPTSTENKVRKGEENGDHVKPSTSSNNNNRGKRHREETETNQMVNKRPNNNNTQGKTVAEAASNPKYFPQGVQFPHYLSQFYEGNKGVSPYFPMIDPLLYSAALQSLYPQTSSPLLQFTSQEQLKLYTELMAQQSRVSFPFRLPTDEEFPNNNKK, encoded by the exons TTTATAGGCGCTTCATGCGGACAGCATGGGCCGTATACCTTCTACAAAGCtttcaaatataaaaagaaCGGTGTAAATAGAATAGTGACTTtgggtgaatttttttttgtgaaactgtGGATCGACTCTGACTTATTGTGCATAGGGGAATTGCAGTTGTTATGGATTGATAAGAACAGTGAACAAGTTTTGGCCAGCCTGAGACTGTATTTTTTGCCCGAAAATACACCAGAGGGTCGAATGGACCACGGAGAG GATGAAGTACTGGCCATAGCAGAGAAGGTGGTGCTCAGAGTGGAAGATTTGGTCACGTGGATAACGGTGGACGCTGAATGGACGTGGGGGAGGTTAGGAAGATGCGGCAAACAAGTGAAAGAACCACCTGACGGAGAAAACGAGGAAGTGGGCCCTGTATCTCTTTCAGAGAGCTCCCTTGACTTCACAGATGTAGATAAAGAAAAACTCGTCTTAG AAAACGAAGAGGGGGACTTTGGCCCCTCCGTGGTGATCCTCAGCTACCCCAAGTACTGCCGCTACAGGGCTATGATGAGACGACTGGAGGGTGTGGAGGACGAGTACCTCAAGCACACGATAGTCAAGGCTCTCGGGGGCTTCTCTTGTTGCGGCAAAAACACCAGGGTGATGTTTTGCAGGGACACGTTCGAGTACCCGGACCTGGAGGGTCACGAGTTGCTGTGCAACCACCTCGCGCCCAAGCTGAAGGGCCGCCCCAGGGGCAAGCGGAAAAAGAGGAGCGTCTCCCCCGGATCCGAGAGCAACGAGTCGGAGTGCTCTGTGATCACGACCTTCACCGCCAAG TCGAAAGCGTCTACGTGTCCGAGCAACGCCAAAAACGGTTTTTGCTTGGAGAGTTCCGCGCCTAGAAGAAGTACAAGATCCTCGGATAACAGCGACACGAAAGAGTTCCTGAAAAAACTCACTTCCTTCATGAAGCTGAAGAGGACACCGCTCGGTAGAACGCCCTGTTTGGGATCGAAAGAAA ttgatCTCCACGATTTTTACACTAAAGTACAAAAAATGGGCGGGTACGACCTGGTAACATCCAATCGCCAATGGAAGAACGTTTCTGACGACATGAGCGGTCAGCAGAATTCCGGAACAGCTACTGTCGTCAAAAGACACTACGAAAG GTTCTTGTTACCGTACGAACGTCACGTCAGGGGCGAAGAATACAAACCTCTACCCGTGTCCGAAAGACGAAGACTGAAGTCTAAATCCGCCAATAACGCCACAAGATCTGAAACAGATTCCCCACCTTCAGCCTCCGTAGAAAAACCGCCGAAACCGCCAAGCCCGCAAGATTCAAAG GAAACCAACGGAAACGTCAAACAGGAACCCAAAGTTTCGTCGCTGAGGAGCGTGAGGGTCAAGCCGGAACGACAGAAGGACAAATTCGCCAAAGTTGTCAAAATGGAGGAGATAACGACCGATAAGGACGGTCTGGAGAACATCAAGGTCGAGAACGGATCCGCCATCGAGGTGACTAGAGTGACCAAAGAGGAGGATAAAAGGGACGAAAACGAAGCGTCGGTTAAAATTGAAGAAGCTACCGAAGAAAAACCTCCAACtgtatcaataataaaaagggAAGTTTCGCCTTTCGTTGAAAACCAGGAGGGCGAAATCGAGGATGGTAAAAAAGGGTTGCTGGTGCTCAACGTACCCTGCAATCCTTCGGATGAAAACGATCAGAAGGTACCCAGTCTCGAGAATATAAAACAGGAGTTGACGGAGAAGAATTCGTTGAACACAACTTTCATCGATGAATTAAGAAAGGAAAAGTTGGATATATTGAAAGAGGGCGGTTTGGAGGTTACTCCAGTTTGTTCCCTTGTTCCTAAAGACGATACGAAAGATTTGTTCACCCCGAAGAAAGAGACTCCTTCACCGGTGGAACGTCTACCCATCAACATACCCCAGTCGTTGAACATCAGCAAGGTGACGATACAACAAGGAACGAACAACAAATCTGTCACCATTTTTCCATATCCGGAGAAGACTGATTCGACGACACCACCCAAAGTGGTCCAGTCCAGATCCATTTACTCCTACTCCGAAAAAACTGTTTACGGGAACCCTAAAGACTGCCTAGTGAATAGTTACACTGTACATACGCCCAAAGCTCCTGTGAACCTGATGAAACCGACCGGTGGGGACCTCCTGGATTTAACCGTGGCCAGTCCGCAGAAACCCATGTTCGACACCAGGGTTCCTAGTGTACCTTCCACAGCCACCTCCTCGTTCAACTTTAACACCCCCCGGAAAGTGGTGAAAGCCGCCAATTTACCGATTTTCGAGGGTAGGAAGTTGGGGTCCAACCTGGAGATCACACTGGTGGACTCCAAGCAAAAAGTCCAGGTTTCGAGGGAACCGGAGACAACCAGACTGAGAAAAAACGATTATTCCTTGTATAAAGTTCCGAACAAACCTACCAGCACCGAGAACAAAGTGAGAAAGGGGGAGGAGAATGGGGATCACGTTAAACCCTCCACATCGAGCAACAACAACAACCGGGGTAAGAGGCATAGGGAGGAGACCGAGACCAACCAGATGGTTAACAAACGtcccaataataataatactcagGGTAAGACTGTGGCGGAGGCTGCTTCGAACCCCAAGTATTTCCCCCAAGGCGTCCAGTTCCCCCACTATTTATCCCAGTTTTACGAGGGTAACAAGGGGGTTTCTCCATACTTCCCCATGATCGATCCCCTGTTGTATTCGGCCGCTTTACAAAGTTTGTACCCCCAAACCTCCTCCCCCCTTCTTCAGTTCACGTCGCAGGAACAGTTGAAATTGTACACCGAACTGATGGCCCAACAGTCGAGGGTCTCATTCCCCTTCCGGCTACCCACAGATGAAGAATTTCCGAACAATAACAAGAAGTAA
- the LOC123319495 gene encoding AT-rich interactive domain-containing protein 5B-like isoform X2, with product MEKKVKFIGASCGQHGPYTFYKAFKYKKNGVNRIVTLGEFFFVKLWIDSDLLCIGELQLLWIDKNSEQVLASLRLYFLPENTPEGRMDHGEDEVLAIAEKVVLRVEDLVTWITVDAEWTWGRLGRCGKQVKEPPDGENEEVGPVSLSESSLDFTDVDKEKLVLENEEGDFGPSVVILSYPKYCRYRAMMRRLEGVEDEYLKHTIVKALGGFSCCGKNTRVMFCRDTFEYPDLEGHELLCNHLAPKLKGRPRGKRKKRSVSPGSESNESECSVITTFTAKSKASTCPSNAKNGFCLESSAPRRSTRSSDNSDTKEFLKKLTSFMKLKRTPLGRTPCLGSKEIDLHDFYTKVQKMGGYDLVTSNRQWKNVSDDMSGQQNSGTATVVKRHYERFLLPYERHVRGEEYKPLPVSERRRLKSKSANNATRSETDSPPSASVEKPPKPPSPQDSKETNGNVKQEPKVSSLRSVRVKPERQKDKFAKVVKMEEITTDKDGLENIKVENGSAIEVTRVTKEEDKRDENEASVKIEEATEEKPPTVSIIKREVSPFVENQEGEIEDGKKGLLVLNVPCNPSDENDQKVPSLENIKQELTEKNSLNTTFIDELRKEKLDILKEGGLEVTPVCSLVPKDDTKDLFTPKKETPSPVERLPINIPQSLNISKVTIQQGTNNKSVTIFPYPEKTDSTTPPKVVQSRSIYSYSEKTVYGNPKDCLVNSYTVHTPKAPVNLMKPTGGDLLDLTVASPQKPMFDTRVPSVPSTATSSFNFNTPRKVVKAANLPIFEGRKLGSNLEITLVDSKQKVQVSREPETTRLRKNDYSLYKVPNKPTSTENKVRKGEENGDHVKPSTSSNNNNRGKRHREETETNQMVNKRPNNNNTQGKTVAEAASNPKYFPQGVQFPHYLSQFYEGNKGVSPYFPMIDPLLYSAALQSLYPQTSSPLLQFTSQEQLKLYTELMAQQSRVSFPFRLPTDEEFPNNNKK from the exons TTTATAGGCGCTTCATGCGGACAGCATGGGCCGTATACCTTCTACAAAGCtttcaaatataaaaagaaCGGTGTAAATAGAATAGTGACTTtgggtgaatttttttttgtgaaactgtGGATCGACTCTGACTTATTGTGCATAGGGGAATTGCAGTTGTTATGGATTGATAAGAACAGTGAACAAGTTTTGGCCAGCCTGAGACTGTATTTTTTGCCCGAAAATACACCAGAGGGTCGAATGGACCACGGAGAG GATGAAGTACTGGCCATAGCAGAGAAGGTGGTGCTCAGAGTGGAAGATTTGGTCACGTGGATAACGGTGGACGCTGAATGGACGTGGGGGAGGTTAGGAAGATGCGGCAAACAAGTGAAAGAACCACCTGACGGAGAAAACGAGGAAGTGGGCCCTGTATCTCTTTCAGAGAGCTCCCTTGACTTCACAGATGTAGATAAAGAAAAACTCGTCTTAG AAAACGAAGAGGGGGACTTTGGCCCCTCCGTGGTGATCCTCAGCTACCCCAAGTACTGCCGCTACAGGGCTATGATGAGACGACTGGAGGGTGTGGAGGACGAGTACCTCAAGCACACGATAGTCAAGGCTCTCGGGGGCTTCTCTTGTTGCGGCAAAAACACCAGGGTGATGTTTTGCAGGGACACGTTCGAGTACCCGGACCTGGAGGGTCACGAGTTGCTGTGCAACCACCTCGCGCCCAAGCTGAAGGGCCGCCCCAGGGGCAAGCGGAAAAAGAGGAGCGTCTCCCCCGGATCCGAGAGCAACGAGTCGGAGTGCTCTGTGATCACGACCTTCACCGCCAAG TCGAAAGCGTCTACGTGTCCGAGCAACGCCAAAAACGGTTTTTGCTTGGAGAGTTCCGCGCCTAGAAGAAGTACAAGATCCTCGGATAACAGCGACACGAAAGAGTTCCTGAAAAAACTCACTTCCTTCATGAAGCTGAAGAGGACACCGCTCGGTAGAACGCCCTGTTTGGGATCGAAAGAAA ttgatCTCCACGATTTTTACACTAAAGTACAAAAAATGGGCGGGTACGACCTGGTAACATCCAATCGCCAATGGAAGAACGTTTCTGACGACATGAGCGGTCAGCAGAATTCCGGAACAGCTACTGTCGTCAAAAGACACTACGAAAG GTTCTTGTTACCGTACGAACGTCACGTCAGGGGCGAAGAATACAAACCTCTACCCGTGTCCGAAAGACGAAGACTGAAGTCTAAATCCGCCAATAACGCCACAAGATCTGAAACAGATTCCCCACCTTCAGCCTCCGTAGAAAAACCGCCGAAACCGCCAAGCCCGCAAGATTCAAAG GAAACCAACGGAAACGTCAAACAGGAACCCAAAGTTTCGTCGCTGAGGAGCGTGAGGGTCAAGCCGGAACGACAGAAGGACAAATTCGCCAAAGTTGTCAAAATGGAGGAGATAACGACCGATAAGGACGGTCTGGAGAACATCAAGGTCGAGAACGGATCCGCCATCGAGGTGACTAGAGTGACCAAAGAGGAGGATAAAAGGGACGAAAACGAAGCGTCGGTTAAAATTGAAGAAGCTACCGAAGAAAAACCTCCAACtgtatcaataataaaaagggAAGTTTCGCCTTTCGTTGAAAACCAGGAGGGCGAAATCGAGGATGGTAAAAAAGGGTTGCTGGTGCTCAACGTACCCTGCAATCCTTCGGATGAAAACGATCAGAAGGTACCCAGTCTCGAGAATATAAAACAGGAGTTGACGGAGAAGAATTCGTTGAACACAACTTTCATCGATGAATTAAGAAAGGAAAAGTTGGATATATTGAAAGAGGGCGGTTTGGAGGTTACTCCAGTTTGTTCCCTTGTTCCTAAAGACGATACGAAAGATTTGTTCACCCCGAAGAAAGAGACTCCTTCACCGGTGGAACGTCTACCCATCAACATACCCCAGTCGTTGAACATCAGCAAGGTGACGATACAACAAGGAACGAACAACAAATCTGTCACCATTTTTCCATATCCGGAGAAGACTGATTCGACGACACCACCCAAAGTGGTCCAGTCCAGATCCATTTACTCCTACTCCGAAAAAACTGTTTACGGGAACCCTAAAGACTGCCTAGTGAATAGTTACACTGTACATACGCCCAAAGCTCCTGTGAACCTGATGAAACCGACCGGTGGGGACCTCCTGGATTTAACCGTGGCCAGTCCGCAGAAACCCATGTTCGACACCAGGGTTCCTAGTGTACCTTCCACAGCCACCTCCTCGTTCAACTTTAACACCCCCCGGAAAGTGGTGAAAGCCGCCAATTTACCGATTTTCGAGGGTAGGAAGTTGGGGTCCAACCTGGAGATCACACTGGTGGACTCCAAGCAAAAAGTCCAGGTTTCGAGGGAACCGGAGACAACCAGACTGAGAAAAAACGATTATTCCTTGTATAAAGTTCCGAACAAACCTACCAGCACCGAGAACAAAGTGAGAAAGGGGGAGGAGAATGGGGATCACGTTAAACCCTCCACATCGAGCAACAACAACAACCGGGGTAAGAGGCATAGGGAGGAGACCGAGACCAACCAGATGGTTAACAAACGtcccaataataataatactcagGGTAAGACTGTGGCGGAGGCTGCTTCGAACCCCAAGTATTTCCCCCAAGGCGTCCAGTTCCCCCACTATTTATCCCAGTTTTACGAGGGTAACAAGGGGGTTTCTCCATACTTCCCCATGATCGATCCCCTGTTGTATTCGGCCGCTTTACAAAGTTTGTACCCCCAAACCTCCTCCCCCCTTCTTCAGTTCACGTCGCAGGAACAGTTGAAATTGTACACCGAACTGATGGCCCAACAGTCGAGGGTCTCATTCCCCTTCCGGCTACCCACAGATGAAGAATTTCCGAACAATAACAAGAAGTAA